TGTCGCTGGAACTTCCGGCGGACGATCGTCCGATGACGGGCTTACTGATCGTCTTCCATCACGACGACAAGGCGCCGGGTGGCGGCCGCGGGCATGGCAAGATGTACTCGCCAGAAGCGGGGGCGCCCGACCAGGGGACGTTCGTCGTCACGTCGTTCTCAGCGAGCGTCGACGTCGTGCCGGGCGATCAGATCAACCTCCACCGCTTGCTCGACGCGAAGCAAGTAACGGCTAACTCGTGGCGGGACGATTACCGGCCTGAGCATGTGCTCAACACTCTCAACGACAATGGTTGGTCGCCAAAGATTGCCGTCACGGGACCGGCGCACCTGACCGTCACCTTTGCCGAGCCGATCTTTGCGAAACAGACGCCGTATCTCACCGCGCAGGTGAATTTCGGGCACGGCAACGCGCTCTCCGCAGCAAAGTTTGAATTCGAGGCCATGTACGGCGAAGACCCCGACAGCGACCTCCCCGCCGAGGTGATCGCCGCCGTTAACCGGAGCGTGAACGACCGCAGCGACGCCGATCGAGCACTGCTCGCAAAGTACTACGCCGAGCATGGCGCGCCCGCCGCGCGGCAGCGGGTCGAACTCGCCAACCTTGAAGAGCGCGTTCGCGTACTGACGGAAAAATTCTCGACGATGGTGATGGATCAGGCCGAAACGCCGCGCGAGACGTTTATTCTGGAGCGTGGCAACTACGCCGCTCCGACTGAAAAGGTGACGCCTGGCACGCCTGCCGCGCTGCCGGCGCTGCCTGAGGGCGCCCCAGCAAATCGGCTGGGCCTCGCCCAATGGGCAACCATGCCGAACAACCCGCTCACCGCGCGTGTGGCGGTCAATCGCTTCTGGCAAACGCTGTTCGGCACGGGCATCGTCAAGACGACAGCCGACTTCGGCGCTCAAGGCGAATGGCCGAGCCATCCCGAGTTGCTCGATTGGCTCGCGGTCGACTTCATTGAACATGGTTGGGACGTGAAGCGGCTCGTGCGGCAGATCGTCACCTCGGCGACCTATCGCCAAACCTCTGCAGCCAGCGAAGAGCTGATCGCGCGCGATCCGGCAAACCAGTTGCTTGCCCGCGGGCCGCGGTTCCGCTTGTCGGCCGAGTTCATTCGCGACGGCGCACTGAAGACGAGCGGCCTGCTCGTCGATCGCGTCGGCGGGCCGAGCGTCAACCCGTACACGCCGGGCGACCTGTGGCGCGAGATCAGCCACTACGGCAGTTCGCCGGCGACGTCGCAGGCGTTCGTGCAAGATCACGGCGAGAAGCTGTACCGCCGTTCGCTTTACACCTATTGGAAGCGAACCGTCCCGCCGCCGAATATGGCGGCGTTCGACGCCCCCAATCGCGAGATCTGCACGATCCAACGGGCCTCGACGACGACGCCGTTGCAGGCCCTCGTGATGCTCAACGACGTGCAGTTCGTCGAAGCGACCCGAGCGCTCGCGGAAAGGATGATTGGCCACAGCGGCGACGACGCCGCGCGGCTGCGGTGGGGATTTGAAGAGTGCACGTCGCGGGCTCCGACGGATGAGGAGTTAGTGGTGCTTGCCGAAATGCTGGGTCGCGAACGTTCGCGTTACGCCGCCGATGAACCGGCCGCGAAGGCATACCTCGCCGGCGGCGAGTCGGTGCGCGACGAGCAGATCCCGCTGGCCGAGCATGCCGCGTGGTCGCAAGTGGCGTCGTTGATGATGAACCTCAGTGAAGCCGTAACGAGGAATTAACGTGATCGATCCATCTGAAGAATTCGCACGGCACATTACGCGGCGCACCTTTCTTGGCGGCGCGGCGGGGACGCTCGGAACGGCAGCACTCGGCTCTTTGCTCGCGGGACATGCGGGGAGCACGTTCGCGGCGGCGGCGGGCGGCATCGCGACCAACTCGTTGGGGTTGCCGCACTTCGCGCCGAAGGCGAAGCGCGTGCTCTGCCTCTTCCAATCGGAAGGGTTCTCGCACGTCGACTTGTTCGATCACAAGCCGAACCTCACCAAATTCCACGGCAAAGAAATCCCGCCGTCGGTCAAGGGCGAGCAACGGCTCACCGGCATGACCTCCGGCCAGTCGGCATTTCCGGTCGTCGCGCCGCTGTGGCCTGGGCGGAAATGCGGCCAACAGGGAACGTGGATGAGCGACCTGCTCCCCCACATGCAAACGATCGCCGACGAGATGTGCATCATCAAGTCGATGCATACCGAAGCGATCAACCACGACCCGGCGATTACGTACATCAACACCGGCAACCAACAGCCAGGCTACGCGAGCATGGGGGCGTGGATGAGCTATGGGCTCGGCAGCCTCAACGAAAACCTGCCGACGTTCATCGCGATGGTGTCGCAAGGCTCGGGCAAGAATCCAGGACAGCCGATCTTCTCGCGACTGTGGGGGAGCGGGTTCCTGCCGTCGTCGCATCAAGGCGTCGGCCTGCGGCCTGGCGCCAACCCGGTGCTTTACCTCAAAGATCCGCCGGGGACGAACCGCGAGCAACGACGCGCGATGCTCGACGACCTCGCCCATCTCAATCACCTGCGGGCGCGTGAGCTGGGCGATCCTGAAACGCTCACACGGATTAACGCCTACGAGATGGCGTTCCGCATGCAAACCTCGGTGCCGGAACTGACCGACACGAGCGACGAATCACCCGAGACGCTCGACTCGTACGGCCCGGAGGTCGCGAAGGCAGGAAGCTATGCGGCGAATTGCTTGCTTGCGCGGCGGCTGTTGGAGCGCGACGTGCGGTTTGTGCAGTTGTTCCACCGCGGGTGGGATCAGCATATCGCCATCCAGAAGCAACTGCCGAACCAGTGCAAAGACGTTGATCAACCGACGGCCGCGCTGATCAAAGACTTGCGGCAACGCGGGCTGCTCGACGACACGCTGGTGATCTTCGCCACGGAGTTTGGCCGCACGGTGTTCAGCCAAGGGCGGCTGGGAGATCCGGGGATGGGGCGCGACCATCATGGCCGCTGCTTCACCGTGTGGCTTGCGGGCGCCGGCGTGAAGCCGGGTATGGAGTACGGCAGCACCGACGACTTCTGCTACAACATCGCCGAGAACCCGGTCCACCTACGCGACCTGCATGCGACGATCTTGCATTGCCTCGGGATCGATCACGCGCGGCTGACGTACAAGTTCCGCGGGCTCGATACGAAGCTAACCGGTGTGGAAGAGGCGCATGTGGTGAAGGGGATATTGGCGTAGCGGAAGCTACATCCCCCTAGCCCCTGGCTCCGCCAGGGGGTCGGCCACTATGCCGGTCGACATCACCGCGCGTTATGCCACCCCCGCGCGGAGCCCGGGGCTAAAAGAACTGTGCAACTCACAATCACTGCGCGTAGGCAGTTTGATTCCGCCGCGCTAGCGCATCGGCACGCCCTTCCTTGGCCGAGTTGCGGAACTCCGCCAACGAATCCTTCAGCGCCGGGTCGCGCCGCACTGCCTCGTCGAGGTCGGTGATCGCGCGATCCCAGTTCTCCATCATCAGGTACGCCTCGCCGCGGATGGCGTACATGCCGGCGTCGGTCGGATTGCTGTGAAGGGCGTCGGTCGCCGACATCGCCGCCCGATTCGGGCTGCCGAGGCTCAAGAACGCGCGAGCTTGCAAGCGGTTCACTTCGTTCGACGTATCGCCGTTAGCTGCAGCGGTTTGAAAATCCTCGAGGGCCGTGTCGGGGAAGCCCATCGCCAGGAGCGTCTCGCCGCGGTGGAGGTAGGCCTCGGTTTGATCGGGATCGAGCGTGATCGATGCGGTGAATTCGATGATCGCCTGGTCGTTCTCGCCGCGGACCTGCAGCTCGCGAGCTCGCGCGTAATGTTCGTCGGCCCCGCTGATGACCGGCTTGGCAACGGTTTGTTCAATGATCTCGACTTCAGCCACCTGGGGCTTGAGCGCCTCTTGCTGCTCGTGGAACACAAATTCGGGGGCGATCGCTTCGGCGCGGGCGAGCTTCTCCTCGGAGGCGGTCGTGGCGCCGTCGTCTTGCAGGTCGCGACTCCAGCGATAGTAGGCTTCGCCGAGCTTCGGCGTGACGATGGCGG
This sequence is a window from Lacipirellula parvula. Protein-coding genes within it:
- a CDS encoding tetratricopeptide repeat protein, which gives rise to MFTTRRSIGAALGLSLMLPLGSGCSQSPIETAAQPAAPNTPPAATTATPAPAAVDDSALAAAAQQSAAGSKLLEQGDYQQAVEQFTMALKSSNAAVQPPTGDAASAELFRKRGIAYLRMGFPDTAKDDFSDAIAFAPNNPAGYEQRAVAYMELGDRFNALRDATQAIRLNQHNAAAYHTRGLVYLKRGQYDRAVADLEQTLVEDPALAAIVTPKLGEAYYRWSRDLQDDGATTASEEKLARAEAIAPEFVFHEQQEALKPQVAEVEIIEQTVAKPVISGADEHYARARELQVRGENDQAIIEFTASITLDPDQTEAYLHRGETLLAMGFPDTALEDFQTAAANGDTSNEVNRLQARAFLSLGSPNRAAMSATDALHSNPTDAGMYAIRGEAYLMMENWDRAITDLDEAVRRDPALKDSLAEFRNSAKEGRADALARRNQTAYAQ
- a CDS encoding DUF1501 domain-containing protein, yielding MIDPSEEFARHITRRTFLGGAAGTLGTAALGSLLAGHAGSTFAAAAGGIATNSLGLPHFAPKAKRVLCLFQSEGFSHVDLFDHKPNLTKFHGKEIPPSVKGEQRLTGMTSGQSAFPVVAPLWPGRKCGQQGTWMSDLLPHMQTIADEMCIIKSMHTEAINHDPAITYINTGNQQPGYASMGAWMSYGLGSLNENLPTFIAMVSQGSGKNPGQPIFSRLWGSGFLPSSHQGVGLRPGANPVLYLKDPPGTNREQRRAMLDDLAHLNHLRARELGDPETLTRINAYEMAFRMQTSVPELTDTSDESPETLDSYGPEVAKAGSYAANCLLARRLLERDVRFVQLFHRGWDQHIAIQKQLPNQCKDVDQPTAALIKDLRQRGLLDDTLVIFATEFGRTVFSQGRLGDPGMGRDHHGRCFTVWLAGAGVKPGMEYGSTDDFCYNIAENPVHLRDLHATILHCLGIDHARLTYKFRGLDTKLTGVEEAHVVKGILA
- a CDS encoding PSD1 and planctomycete cytochrome C domain-containing protein — encoded protein: MPHSPLERDRAPQRRWRRFSCKLARLAGVLLVATLCPATRGAERKIDYNRDVRPILSENCFACHGFDEAGRQADLRLDEADSALADRDGLPAIVAGDAEASEAWRRIASDDELEVMPPVDSHRELTAEQKGILRKWIDEGAVYAKHWAFIPPVKAPLPEVKPADWPRNEIDRFVLARLDAEGLQPSPAADRRMVIRRLFLDLTGLPPGAEEVEAFVADERPDAYERLVDQLLASPHFGERMALEWLDAARYADTNGFSIDGGRHMWVWRDWVISAFNENMPYDQFLYEQLAGDLIPNHSDDQLVASGFQRNNMVTHEGGTIPEENLTNYNADRVKTLGEAVLGLTLGCAQCHDHKYDPLTQREYYQFFAYFNTLSDIGLDGNAGVNPRPYFQAKTTLPDSELPALRGRIAELKQALAAPDTVAIESWAAEQRAKLAARGRDFAVKPAKLLKMSAPNRGFGFGVEEDRFARVTQPEGMVAYDMSLELPADDRPMTGLLIVFHHDDKAPGGGRGHGKMYSPEAGAPDQGTFVVTSFSASVDVVPGDQINLHRLLDAKQVTANSWRDDYRPEHVLNTLNDNGWSPKIAVTGPAHLTVTFAEPIFAKQTPYLTAQVNFGHGNALSAAKFEFEAMYGEDPDSDLPAEVIAAVNRSVNDRSDADRALLAKYYAEHGAPAARQRVELANLEERVRVLTEKFSTMVMDQAETPRETFILERGNYAAPTEKVTPGTPAALPALPEGAPANRLGLAQWATMPNNPLTARVAVNRFWQTLFGTGIVKTTADFGAQGEWPSHPELLDWLAVDFIEHGWDVKRLVRQIVTSATYRQTSAASEELIARDPANQLLARGPRFRLSAEFIRDGALKTSGLLVDRVGGPSVNPYTPGDLWREISHYGSSPATSQAFVQDHGEKLYRRSLYTYWKRTVPPPNMAAFDAPNREICTIQRASTTTPLQALVMLNDVQFVEATRALAERMIGHSGDDAARLRWGFEECTSRAPTDEELVVLAEMLGRERSRYAADEPAAKAYLAGGESVRDEQIPLAEHAAWSQVASLMMNLSEAVTRN